A DNA window from Sphaeramia orbicularis chromosome 22, fSphaOr1.1, whole genome shotgun sequence contains the following coding sequences:
- the LOC115413977 gene encoding zinc finger protein DPF3-like isoform X2: MAAVIQNPLKALGDQFYKEAIEQCRSYNARLCAERSVRLPFLDSQTGVAQNNCYIWMERHHRSPGVAAGQMYTYPARCWRKKRRLHNTSDPRLGIYGLQLDGGLMSKDTLPTQSTTLEALLRGEGLDKRNNSKNDEESLLEIQRVLEADAAEDAFNDDDDYEVDTPKRRHRGKGRGRGSGRRRTDLDDDKPYVCDICAKRYRNRAGLSYHYTHSHLAEEDRAGERSSMASRSPSVQQADRHKRPKGPGGTSIPNNYCNKCQGSNKKTGKSGPPCSACQCTTDRGEEKEDGTFTGAEELFGTTSESDTSTFHGFEDDELEEPAANSNGIPNRHR, translated from the exons GTTGGGCGACCAGTTCTATAAGGAGGCCATTGAGCAGTGCCGCAGCTACAATGCCCGCCTGTGCGCTGAACGCAGCGTTCGCCTGCCATTCCTGGACTCCCAAACTGGCGTGGCACAGAACAACTGCTACATCTGGATGGAACGCCACCACCGCAGCCCCG gggttgCAGCCGGGCAGATGTACACATACCCGGCCCGCTGCTGGAGAAAGAAGAGACGGCTGCACAACACCTCAGATCCTCGTCTGGGCATCTATGGTCTCCAGCTTG ATGGTGGTCTGATGTCCAAGGACACTTTGCCCACTCAGAGCACCACTCTGGAGGCTCTGCTGCGAGGAGAAGGTTTAGACAAGAGGAACAACTCCAAGAATGATGAAGAGAGTCTGTTGGAGATCCAG AGGGTTCTGGAGGCAGATGCAGCAGAAGATGCTTTCAACGATGATGATGACTATGAGGTGGACACTCCCAAGAGGAGACATCGGGGCAAAGGAAGA GGTCGGGGTTCGGGCCGCAGGAGGACAGATCTAGATGATGACAAGCCATATGTCTGTGACA TCTGTGCGAAGCGCTACAGGAACCGTGCAGGACTAAGTTACCACTACACCCATTCCCACCTGGCAGAGGAGGACAGAGCTGGAGAAAGAAGCTCAATGGCATCTAGATCCCCCTCTGTACAACAGGCTGACAGACACAAAC GTCCAAAAGGTCCAGGTGGGACTAGCATTCCCAATAACTACTGTAATAAATGCCAGGGTTCTAACAAGAAAACGGGTAAATCCGGGCCTCCCTGCTCAGCCTGCCAATGCACAA CTGACCGTGGAGAAGAGAAGGAGGACGGAACTTTTACTGGAGCTGAGGAGCTGTTCGGCACCACGTCAGAGAGTGACACATCCACCTTTCATGGCTTCGAGGACGACGAACTAGAGGAACCCGCTGCAAACAGCAACGGGATACCTAACCGACACAGATAG
- the LOC115413977 gene encoding zinc finger protein DPF3-like isoform X3 — protein sequence MAAVIQNPLKALGDQFYKEAIEQCRSYNARLCAERSVRLPFLDSQTGVAQNNCYIWMERHHRSPGVAAGQMYTYPARCWRKKRRLHNTSDPRLGIYGLQLDGGLMSKDTLPTQSTTLEALLRGEGLDKRNNSKNDEESLLEIQRVLEADAAEDAFNDDDDYEVDTPKRRHRGKGRGRGSGRRRTDLDDDKPYVCDNRYKPRHNSKSSTSVCAKRYRNRAGLSYHYTHSHLAEEDRAGERSSMASRSPSVQQADRHKRPKGPGGTSIPNNYCNKCQGSNKKTGKSGPPCSACQCTSEFI from the exons GTTGGGCGACCAGTTCTATAAGGAGGCCATTGAGCAGTGCCGCAGCTACAATGCCCGCCTGTGCGCTGAACGCAGCGTTCGCCTGCCATTCCTGGACTCCCAAACTGGCGTGGCACAGAACAACTGCTACATCTGGATGGAACGCCACCACCGCAGCCCCG gggttgCAGCCGGGCAGATGTACACATACCCGGCCCGCTGCTGGAGAAAGAAGAGACGGCTGCACAACACCTCAGATCCTCGTCTGGGCATCTATGGTCTCCAGCTTG ATGGTGGTCTGATGTCCAAGGACACTTTGCCCACTCAGAGCACCACTCTGGAGGCTCTGCTGCGAGGAGAAGGTTTAGACAAGAGGAACAACTCCAAGAATGATGAAGAGAGTCTGTTGGAGATCCAG AGGGTTCTGGAGGCAGATGCAGCAGAAGATGCTTTCAACGATGATGATGACTATGAGGTGGACACTCCCAAGAGGAGACATCGGGGCAAAGGAAGA GGTCGGGGTTCGGGCCGCAGGAGGACAGATCTAGATGATGACAAGCCATATGTCTGTGACA acAGATACAAACCAAGACATAACTCAAAATCTTCAACCTCAG TCTGTGCGAAGCGCTACAGGAACCGTGCAGGACTAAGTTACCACTACACCCATTCCCACCTGGCAGAGGAGGACAGAGCTGGAGAAAGAAGCTCAATGGCATCTAGATCCCCCTCTGTACAACAGGCTGACAGACACAAAC GTCCAAAAGGTCCAGGTGGGACTAGCATTCCCAATAACTACTGTAATAAATGCCAGGGTTCTAACAAGAAAACGGGTAAATCCGGGCCTCCCTGCTCAGCCTGCCAATGCACAAGTGAGTTTAT CTGA
- the LOC115413977 gene encoding zinc finger protein DPF3-like isoform X1, whose product MAAVIQNPLKALGDQFYKEAIEQCRSYNARLCAERSVRLPFLDSQTGVAQNNCYIWMERHHRSPGVAAGQMYTYPARCWRKKRRLHNTSDPRLGIYGLQLDGGLMSKDTLPTQSTTLEALLRGEGLDKRNNSKNDEESLLEIQRVLEADAAEDAFNDDDDYEVDTPKRRHRGKGRGRGSGRRRTDLDDDKPYVCDNRYKPRHNSKSSTSVCAKRYRNRAGLSYHYTHSHLAEEDRAGERSSMASRSPSVQQADRHKRPKGPGGTSIPNNYCNKCQGSNKKTGKSGPPCSACQCTTDRGEEKEDGTFTGAEELFGTTSESDTSTFHGFEDDELEEPAANSNGIPNRHR is encoded by the exons GTTGGGCGACCAGTTCTATAAGGAGGCCATTGAGCAGTGCCGCAGCTACAATGCCCGCCTGTGCGCTGAACGCAGCGTTCGCCTGCCATTCCTGGACTCCCAAACTGGCGTGGCACAGAACAACTGCTACATCTGGATGGAACGCCACCACCGCAGCCCCG gggttgCAGCCGGGCAGATGTACACATACCCGGCCCGCTGCTGGAGAAAGAAGAGACGGCTGCACAACACCTCAGATCCTCGTCTGGGCATCTATGGTCTCCAGCTTG ATGGTGGTCTGATGTCCAAGGACACTTTGCCCACTCAGAGCACCACTCTGGAGGCTCTGCTGCGAGGAGAAGGTTTAGACAAGAGGAACAACTCCAAGAATGATGAAGAGAGTCTGTTGGAGATCCAG AGGGTTCTGGAGGCAGATGCAGCAGAAGATGCTTTCAACGATGATGATGACTATGAGGTGGACACTCCCAAGAGGAGACATCGGGGCAAAGGAAGA GGTCGGGGTTCGGGCCGCAGGAGGACAGATCTAGATGATGACAAGCCATATGTCTGTGACA acAGATACAAACCAAGACATAACTCAAAATCTTCAACCTCAG TCTGTGCGAAGCGCTACAGGAACCGTGCAGGACTAAGTTACCACTACACCCATTCCCACCTGGCAGAGGAGGACAGAGCTGGAGAAAGAAGCTCAATGGCATCTAGATCCCCCTCTGTACAACAGGCTGACAGACACAAAC GTCCAAAAGGTCCAGGTGGGACTAGCATTCCCAATAACTACTGTAATAAATGCCAGGGTTCTAACAAGAAAACGGGTAAATCCGGGCCTCCCTGCTCAGCCTGCCAATGCACAA CTGACCGTGGAGAAGAGAAGGAGGACGGAACTTTTACTGGAGCTGAGGAGCTGTTCGGCACCACGTCAGAGAGTGACACATCCACCTTTCATGGCTTCGAGGACGACGAACTAGAGGAACCCGCTGCAAACAGCAACGGGATACCTAACCGACACAGATAG